A genomic window from Nostoc sp. GT001 includes:
- a CDS encoding ribonuclease H family protein, whose protein sequence is MCNGTKLARAAFRELKDRLTSRLILALPEGNEGFVIYSDASLRGLGCVLMQNGRVIAYASRQLKPAEKNYPTHDLELAAYRLRIKTWRHYLYGARSCEVTTDSIEPRVSVSHKELNLRQRRWLELIEDYKVNIEYHPGKANVVADALSLEV, encoded by the coding sequence ATTTGTAATGGGACGAAGCTTGCGAGAGCAGCTTTCAGAGAGTTAAAGGATAGGCTTACTTCAAGACTTATTCTTGCACTACCAGAGGGTAACGAAGGATTCGTAATTTATAGCGACGCTTCACTTCGTGGTCTAGGATGCGTATTGATGCAAAATGGACGAGTTATTGCTTATGCTTCGAGGCAATTGAAACCCGCCGAGAAGAATTATCCTACGCACGATTTGGAGTTAGCAGCCTATCGTCTTCGCATCAAGACTTGGAGGCATTATTTGTATGGTGCTCGCTCCTGTGAGGTCACGACCGACTCCATAGAGCCTCGTGTATCTGTTTCTCATAAGGAGCTTAATTTAAGGCAGAGGCGATGGTTAGAATTGATCGAGGACTATAAAGTTAATATCGAGTACCATCCGGGTAAAGCCAATGTCGTAGCCGATGCGCTTAGTCTGGAAGTCTAG
- a CDS encoding reverse transcriptase domain-containing protein — protein sequence MFIDDILVYSRTDSEHEEHLATVLVVLREQQLYAKFSKCEFVEKCGILRPCNFSNKVLQLILRRFKQSREWERPATVT from the coding sequence GTGTTTATCGATGATATTCTGGTTTATTCTCGCACGGATAGCGAGCATGAAGAACACCTCGCGACCGTTCTCGTAGTTCTCCGTGAGCAACAACTTTATGCCAAGTTCAGCAAATGTGAGTTCGTCGAAAAGTGTGGCATTCTTAGGCCATGTAATTTCAGCAACAAGGTATTGCAGTTGATCCTTCGAAGATTCAAGCAGTCTCGAGAGTGGGAGAGACCGGCAACCGTAACGTAG